In Chrysoperla carnea chromosome 2, inChrCarn1.1, whole genome shotgun sequence, the following proteins share a genomic window:
- the LOC123291753 gene encoding uncharacterized protein LOC123291753 isoform X2 has protein sequence MTAPLDIGMMDFLLQRDDLKDHGVLNNIKNEIDLDIPGFAYTNSEDNFNINDVWPSNPDEILDSILNDGGQLEGVLDPSPNSCSDSGLSSGENHDFEFEEQFHVGDDDEILSSTMSSPGPSISEAGIQSSPIYSTTYYEGESSPADLKADDTEMVYTTNETQNTTPIIIQPTNLSFKNTSQQQRTSFINNKSLQTVTILNQKNLPTKLSGKVIRVQAMPQSTTANGNGSSHHHPRSILLPVSVKDLRTIKIINTSSSNNKRNIKLTSANLLQHSKKISIKNNNIIFTQAEEPTSNDETIDMTTSTSDEDMFDGSNSDTSNVNIGNNNMMDVSQQGSYPRLQLTTEEQRLLAKEGISLPTSYPLTKHEERELKRIRRKIRNKISAQDSRKRKKEYVDGLEDRVKQCTEENQTLLKRIKVLQTQNQTLVSQLRRLQALVSRKIGGNHLNNSSSTQGASTAFNGSSAGALGGAGGLNNNKAQPATCLMVLLLSLALIAVPSLKRGDDSSTALSDVDHFENKVEEYIGKRALLFKPADEGIDDDLNMEDLITFHSENYSSSPSPSKKMRLEPHLPPLEELSLDGYPPTSPISSTQLDHDTANHIQQHEKYKDALWPLSSASSLVTGSSDDDVDNGSTLRHNASSKNNVVILHKHRLQIPEDQ, from the exons ATGACAGCACCATTAGATATTGGCATGATGGATTTCTTACTCCAACGCGACGATTTAAAGGATCACGGTGttcttaataatattaagaatgaaattgatttggataTACCTGGATTCGCTTACACGAATTCCGaggataattttaatatt AATGACGTTTGGCCATCCAATCCTGATGAAATATTGGATTCTATTTTAAATGACGGTGGACAATTGGAAGGTGTTTTGGATCCATCTCCAAATTCATGTTCTGATAGTGGTTTAAGCAGTGGCGAAAATCATGATTT tgAATTTGAGGAACAATTTCATGTTGGCGACGATGACGAAATCTTAAGCTCAACAATGAGTTCGCCCGGTCCATCAATTTCTGAAGCTGGTATTCAATCATCTCCCATTTATTCTACTACATACTATGAAGGTGAATCATCACCGGCGGACTTGAAGGCAGATGACACTGAAATGGTTTATACAACAAATGAAACACAAAATACGACACCAATTATAA TTCAACCAAcgaatttatcatttaaaaatacatctcAACAGCAGCGTACatctttcataaataataaatcgttACAAACCGTAacgattttaaatcaaaaaaatttaccaacaaAACTATCTGGGAAAGTGATACGAGTTCAAGCTATGCCACAATCTACAACAGCTAATGGAAATGGAAGTTCACATCATCATCCACGTTCAATATTGTTACCAGTATCGGTTAAAGATCTACGGacaatcaaaataatcaatACATCATCATCAAACAATAAACGAAATATTAAATTGACATCGGCAAATTTGTTACAACATTCGAAGaagatttcaattaaaaataataatattatttttacacaaGCAG AGGAACCAACATCGAACGATGAAACTATCGATATGACAACATCGACAAGTGATGAAGATATGTTTGATGGAAGTAATTCAGATACATCGAATGTGAATATTGGTAACAATAATATGATGGACGTATCACAACAAGGCTCTTATCCACGTTTACAATTAACTACGGAGGAACAACGTTTATTGGCTAAAGAGGGTATTAGTTTACCAACAAGTTATCCATTAACAAAACATGAAGAACGTGAATTGAAACGTATACGACGAAAAATCCGTAATAAAATCAGTGCTCAAGATTCTAGGAAACGTAAGAAGGAATATGTTGATGGTCTTGAAGACAG agTAAAACAATGCACCGAAGAGaatcaaacattattaaaaCGTATAAAAGTATTACAAACACAAAATCAAACATTGGTATCACAATTACGACGATTACAAGCCTTAGTATCGAGAAAGATTGGTGGTAATCATCTAAATAATTCATCGTCAACGCAAGGAGCCTCAACAGCATTTAATGGATCCTCTGCAGGTGCACTTGGTGGTGCTGGTGGACTAAATAATAACAAAGCACAGCCAGCCACATGTTTAATGGTGTTACTTTTATCGTTAGCATTGATTGCAGTACCATCATTAAAACGTGGTGATGATTCATCGACAGCGTTATCAGACGTTGATCACTTTGAGAATAAAGTTGAAGAGTATATTGGTAAACGTGCGTTACTCTTTAAACCAG CAGATGAAGGTATCGATGATGATCTAAACATGGAGGATTTAATCACATTCCATTCAGAAAACTATTCATCATCACCATCACCAAGTAAAAAGATGCGTTTAGAACCGCATCTACCGCCGTTGGAGGAACTATCATTGGACGGTTATCCACCGACAAGTCCAATATCATCTACACAACTTGATCATGACACCGCTAATCATATACAACAACATGAAAAGTATAAAGATGCATTATGGCCATTGTCATCGGCATCATCACTAGTAACTGGTTCCAGTGATGACGACGTTGACAATGGCAGCACTTTACGTCACAATGCATCAAGTAAAAATAATGTTGTCATTTTACATAAACATCGACTTCAAATACCAGAGGATCAGTAA
- the LOC123291753 gene encoding uncharacterized protein LOC123291753 isoform X1: protein MTAPLDIGMMDFLLQRDDLKDHGVLNNIKNEIDLDIPGFAYTNSEDNFNINDVWPSNPDEILDSILNDGGQLEGVLDPSPNSCSDSGLSSGENHDFEFEEQFHVGDDDEILSSTMSSPGPSISEAGIQSSPIYSTTYYEGESSPADLKADDTEMVYTTNETQNTTPIIIQPTNLSFKNTSQQQRTSFINNKSLQTVTILNQKNLPTKLSGKVIRVQAMPQSTTANGNGSSHHHPRSILLPVSVKDLRTIKIINTSSSNNKRNIKLTSANLLQHSKKISIKNNNIIFTQAVEEPTSNDETIDMTTSTSDEDMFDGSNSDTSNVNIGNNNMMDVSQQGSYPRLQLTTEEQRLLAKEGISLPTSYPLTKHEERELKRIRRKIRNKISAQDSRKRKKEYVDGLEDRVKQCTEENQTLLKRIKVLQTQNQTLVSQLRRLQALVSRKIGGNHLNNSSSTQGASTAFNGSSAGALGGAGGLNNNKAQPATCLMVLLLSLALIAVPSLKRGDDSSTALSDVDHFENKVEEYIGKRALLFKPADEGIDDDLNMEDLITFHSENYSSSPSPSKKMRLEPHLPPLEELSLDGYPPTSPISSTQLDHDTANHIQQHEKYKDALWPLSSASSLVTGSSDDDVDNGSTLRHNASSKNNVVILHKHRLQIPEDQ, encoded by the exons ATGACAGCACCATTAGATATTGGCATGATGGATTTCTTACTCCAACGCGACGATTTAAAGGATCACGGTGttcttaataatattaagaatgaaattgatttggataTACCTGGATTCGCTTACACGAATTCCGaggataattttaatatt AATGACGTTTGGCCATCCAATCCTGATGAAATATTGGATTCTATTTTAAATGACGGTGGACAATTGGAAGGTGTTTTGGATCCATCTCCAAATTCATGTTCTGATAGTGGTTTAAGCAGTGGCGAAAATCATGATTT tgAATTTGAGGAACAATTTCATGTTGGCGACGATGACGAAATCTTAAGCTCAACAATGAGTTCGCCCGGTCCATCAATTTCTGAAGCTGGTATTCAATCATCTCCCATTTATTCTACTACATACTATGAAGGTGAATCATCACCGGCGGACTTGAAGGCAGATGACACTGAAATGGTTTATACAACAAATGAAACACAAAATACGACACCAATTATAA TTCAACCAAcgaatttatcatttaaaaatacatctcAACAGCAGCGTACatctttcataaataataaatcgttACAAACCGTAacgattttaaatcaaaaaaatttaccaacaaAACTATCTGGGAAAGTGATACGAGTTCAAGCTATGCCACAATCTACAACAGCTAATGGAAATGGAAGTTCACATCATCATCCACGTTCAATATTGTTACCAGTATCGGTTAAAGATCTACGGacaatcaaaataatcaatACATCATCATCAAACAATAAACGAAATATTAAATTGACATCGGCAAATTTGTTACAACATTCGAAGaagatttcaattaaaaataataatattatttttacacaaGCAG taGAGGAACCAACATCGAACGATGAAACTATCGATATGACAACATCGACAAGTGATGAAGATATGTTTGATGGAAGTAATTCAGATACATCGAATGTGAATATTGGTAACAATAATATGATGGACGTATCACAACAAGGCTCTTATCCACGTTTACAATTAACTACGGAGGAACAACGTTTATTGGCTAAAGAGGGTATTAGTTTACCAACAAGTTATCCATTAACAAAACATGAAGAACGTGAATTGAAACGTATACGACGAAAAATCCGTAATAAAATCAGTGCTCAAGATTCTAGGAAACGTAAGAAGGAATATGTTGATGGTCTTGAAGACAG agTAAAACAATGCACCGAAGAGaatcaaacattattaaaaCGTATAAAAGTATTACAAACACAAAATCAAACATTGGTATCACAATTACGACGATTACAAGCCTTAGTATCGAGAAAGATTGGTGGTAATCATCTAAATAATTCATCGTCAACGCAAGGAGCCTCAACAGCATTTAATGGATCCTCTGCAGGTGCACTTGGTGGTGCTGGTGGACTAAATAATAACAAAGCACAGCCAGCCACATGTTTAATGGTGTTACTTTTATCGTTAGCATTGATTGCAGTACCATCATTAAAACGTGGTGATGATTCATCGACAGCGTTATCAGACGTTGATCACTTTGAGAATAAAGTTGAAGAGTATATTGGTAAACGTGCGTTACTCTTTAAACCAG CAGATGAAGGTATCGATGATGATCTAAACATGGAGGATTTAATCACATTCCATTCAGAAAACTATTCATCATCACCATCACCAAGTAAAAAGATGCGTTTAGAACCGCATCTACCGCCGTTGGAGGAACTATCATTGGACGGTTATCCACCGACAAGTCCAATATCATCTACACAACTTGATCATGACACCGCTAATCATATACAACAACATGAAAAGTATAAAGATGCATTATGGCCATTGTCATCGGCATCATCACTAGTAACTGGTTCCAGTGATGACGACGTTGACAATGGCAGCACTTTACGTCACAATGCATCAAGTAAAAATAATGTTGTCATTTTACATAAACATCGACTTCAAATACCAGAGGATCAGTAA
- the LOC123291753 gene encoding probable basic-leucine zipper transcription factor J isoform X3 — protein MTAPLDIGMMDFLLQRDDLKDHGVLNNIKNEIDLDIPGFAYTNSEDNFNINDVWPSNPDEILDSILNDGGQLEGVLDPSPNSCSDSGLSSGENHDFEFEEQFHVGDDDEILSSTMSSPGPSISEAGIQSSPIYSTTYYEGESSPADLKADDTEMVYTTNETQNTTPIIIQPTNLSFKNTSQQQRTSFINNKSLQTVTILNQKNLPTKLSGKVIRVQAMPQSTTANGNGSSHHHPRSILLPVSVKDLRTIKIINTSSSNNKRNIKLTSANLLQHSKKISIKNNNIIFTQAVEEPTSNDETIDMTTSTSDEDMFDGSNSDTSNVNIGNNNMMDVSQQGSYPRLQLTTEEQRLLAKEGISLPTSYPLTKHEERELKRIRRKIRNKISAQDSRKRKKEYVDGLEDRVKQCTEENQTLLKRIKVLQTQNQTLVSQLRRLQALVSRKIGGNHLNNSSSTQGASTAFNGSSAGALGGAGGLNNNKAQPATCLMVLLLSLALIAVPSLKRGDDSSTALSDVDHFENKVEEYIGKRALLFKPDEGIDDDLNMEDLITFHSENYSSSPSPSKKMRLEPHLPPLEELSLDGYPPTSPISSTQLDHDTANHIQQHEKYKDALWPLSSASSLVTGSSDDDVDNGSTLRHNASSKNNVVILHKHRLQIPEDQ, from the exons ATGACAGCACCATTAGATATTGGCATGATGGATTTCTTACTCCAACGCGACGATTTAAAGGATCACGGTGttcttaataatattaagaatgaaattgatttggataTACCTGGATTCGCTTACACGAATTCCGaggataattttaatatt AATGACGTTTGGCCATCCAATCCTGATGAAATATTGGATTCTATTTTAAATGACGGTGGACAATTGGAAGGTGTTTTGGATCCATCTCCAAATTCATGTTCTGATAGTGGTTTAAGCAGTGGCGAAAATCATGATTT tgAATTTGAGGAACAATTTCATGTTGGCGACGATGACGAAATCTTAAGCTCAACAATGAGTTCGCCCGGTCCATCAATTTCTGAAGCTGGTATTCAATCATCTCCCATTTATTCTACTACATACTATGAAGGTGAATCATCACCGGCGGACTTGAAGGCAGATGACACTGAAATGGTTTATACAACAAATGAAACACAAAATACGACACCAATTATAA TTCAACCAAcgaatttatcatttaaaaatacatctcAACAGCAGCGTACatctttcataaataataaatcgttACAAACCGTAacgattttaaatcaaaaaaatttaccaacaaAACTATCTGGGAAAGTGATACGAGTTCAAGCTATGCCACAATCTACAACAGCTAATGGAAATGGAAGTTCACATCATCATCCACGTTCAATATTGTTACCAGTATCGGTTAAAGATCTACGGacaatcaaaataatcaatACATCATCATCAAACAATAAACGAAATATTAAATTGACATCGGCAAATTTGTTACAACATTCGAAGaagatttcaattaaaaataataatattatttttacacaaGCAG taGAGGAACCAACATCGAACGATGAAACTATCGATATGACAACATCGACAAGTGATGAAGATATGTTTGATGGAAGTAATTCAGATACATCGAATGTGAATATTGGTAACAATAATATGATGGACGTATCACAACAAGGCTCTTATCCACGTTTACAATTAACTACGGAGGAACAACGTTTATTGGCTAAAGAGGGTATTAGTTTACCAACAAGTTATCCATTAACAAAACATGAAGAACGTGAATTGAAACGTATACGACGAAAAATCCGTAATAAAATCAGTGCTCAAGATTCTAGGAAACGTAAGAAGGAATATGTTGATGGTCTTGAAGACAG agTAAAACAATGCACCGAAGAGaatcaaacattattaaaaCGTATAAAAGTATTACAAACACAAAATCAAACATTGGTATCACAATTACGACGATTACAAGCCTTAGTATCGAGAAAGATTGGTGGTAATCATCTAAATAATTCATCGTCAACGCAAGGAGCCTCAACAGCATTTAATGGATCCTCTGCAGGTGCACTTGGTGGTGCTGGTGGACTAAATAATAACAAAGCACAGCCAGCCACATGTTTAATGGTGTTACTTTTATCGTTAGCATTGATTGCAGTACCATCATTAAAACGTGGTGATGATTCATCGACAGCGTTATCAGACGTTGATCACTTTGAGAATAAAGTTGAAGAGTATATTGGTAAACGTGCGTTACTCTTTAAACCAG ATGAAGGTATCGATGATGATCTAAACATGGAGGATTTAATCACATTCCATTCAGAAAACTATTCATCATCACCATCACCAAGTAAAAAGATGCGTTTAGAACCGCATCTACCGCCGTTGGAGGAACTATCATTGGACGGTTATCCACCGACAAGTCCAATATCATCTACACAACTTGATCATGACACCGCTAATCATATACAACAACATGAAAAGTATAAAGATGCATTATGGCCATTGTCATCGGCATCATCACTAGTAACTGGTTCCAGTGATGACGACGTTGACAATGGCAGCACTTTACGTCACAATGCATCAAGTAAAAATAATGTTGTCATTTTACATAAACATCGACTTCAAATACCAGAGGATCAGTAA
- the LOC123291773 gene encoding zinc finger protein 525-like produces the protein MEPGTVKEEIVPFELEHVAIKEEISEEILPFEHVTVKEEIPEPEEFVEYEQQLNTEINIPDVVVNKQIHNREKQFSCDVCNKTYMRKQNLTEHIRSHTGEKRKNHEENPFPCDICEKTFRHESSLIVHRRIHTGEKPYSCEICDKKFKIQGDLTRHKRIHSDEKSFSCDICEKTFRHESSFIVHRRTHSGEKPFSCEVCHKKFTHPSNLIVHKRIHTGEKPVSCDICYKTFNQKQNLNRHKLIHLGEKPFSCDVCDKKFNVSSHLTRHQRVHTGEKPFSCDFCNKTFNQKQNLIRHTPIHTGERKFSCEFCEKAFSHLSNLIAHKRIHSGYNKSFSCEFCNKTFTRRQNLIQHRLGHITDYSLLQKETEFNST, from the coding sequence ATGGAACCTGGAACGGTTAAAGAAGAAATTGTCCCATTTGAATTGGAGCACGTAgcaattaaagaagaaatatcgGAAGAGATTTTACCTTTTGAACATGTAACAGTTAAAGAAGAAATACCAGAACCAGAGGAATTTGTTGAATATGAACAGCAATTAAATACGGAAATAAATATTCCAGATGtagttgtaaataaacaaattcacaatcgagaaaaacaattttcatgtgacgtttgtaataaaacatatatgcgaaaacaaaatttaactgAACACATACGTAGCCATACcggagaaaaacgaaaaaatcatGAAGAAAACCCATTtccatgtgatatttgtgagaAAACATTTCGACATGAAAGCAGTTTAATTGTGCATAGACGAATTCACACCGGGGAAAAACCttattcatgtgaaatttgtgataaaaaatttaaaatacaaggtGATTTAACTCGACATAAACGAATACACAGTgacgaaaaatcattttcatgtgatatttgtgagaAAACATTTCGACATGAAAGTAGTTTTATTGTGCATAGACGAACTCATTCCGGAGAAAAACCGTTTTCGTGTGAAGTgtgccataaaaaatttacccaTCCTAGTAATTTAATTgttcataaacgaattcatacgggagaaaaacctgtatcatgtgatatttgttatAAGACATTTAatcagaaacaaaatttaaatcgaCATAAACTCATACACTTgggggaaaaaccattttcatgtgatgtgtgtgataaaaaatttaatgtatccaGTCATTTAACTCGACATCAACGTGTTCACaccggtgaaaaaccattttcatgtgactTTTGTAATAAGACATTTAatcagaaacaaaatttaattagacaTACACCCATTCACACTGGGGAGAGAAAGTTTTCTTGTGAATTTTGTGAAAAAGCATTTAGTCATCTCAGCAATCTTATTgcacataaacgaattcatagcgGATACAACAAATCATTTTCGtgtgaattttgtaataaaacatttactcggAGACAGAATTTAATTCAGCATAGACTAGGTCATatcacagattatagtttattACAGAAGGAGACagaatttaattcaacataG
- the LOC123291751 gene encoding zinc finger protein 260-like, which yields MEQTYSIEIIQPSDLENLSTQDNVIELTDVGIIGLDSLCRLCANRSDHLIPIYDGEGLDYQLEAKINRHFPFSVERTDTLPTHCCYQCASTLLTWHELIETSIEADRRLKALEFDTVVQFNHKLENLEEPAAPEEVIPDETTEIYEEAQETENISDVSTNDQQRSHAAVLVSFSSYHNAQKALLFNQAADDQSTQAITTEERLKIEENQQNSVEDGIETLPLSERVRQKLYRCDTCNETFKTLRHFKNHLTVTLHKARLLRPTLERSSSVERQRFYCDICDYGFSEQNVMLQHREQTHENCHKTNNDHLPETTEEKNEESKSVEVDEEVKMPPHQDTLALAVSIIKTELNEVEKLHETTVEQTICYICKSPFEIKDDLKRHIRIRHPETHIQKVVKRRKKSEITPNFYCDVCLKGFTRKYDMQKHRKQSHSDVPEKENVKKSKSQRNAELLARCKIEYEGRPHYKCEHCNRIIHLSYNFLRHQTIHTGVRAFFCHLCGKSFRLSSGLNRHIKELHYGVKNYPCDMCGRCFASKNTRDDHMNIHTGARPFVCDQCGKCFKQKASLHVHKIFHTNEKPYVCGTCGKQFRRATELKVHGWLHTGHKPHACTTCGSTFRLAQDLKRHQKTHSKDFQVACEECGACFGQARYLKSHLKTHRRKEAAAVLNNTETVEQVVAEEDVEETETKVLVNNVTILPDINVAPEYIVSS from the exons ATGGAACAGacatattcaattgaaataatccAACCATCCGATTTAGAGAATCTATCAACACAGGATAATGTGATTGAATTAACAGATGTAGGAATCATTGGATTAGATTCATTATGCCGTTTATGTGCAAATCGTAGTGATCATCTAATACCCATTTACGATGGTGAAGGTTTAGATTATCAATTGGAAGCAAAAATCAATCGTCATTTTCCATTTTCCGTGGAGCGAACGGATACTTTACCCACACACTGTTGTTATCAATGTGCAAGTACTTTATTGACTTGGCATGAATTAATTGAAACTAGTATTGAAGCGGATCGACGATTGAAAGCTCTAGAGTTTGACACAGTTGTCCAATTTAATCAT AAACTGGAAAATCTAGAAGAACCAGCTGCACCGGAAGAAGTTATACCCGATGAAACCACTGAAATATATGAAGAAGCTCAAGAAACTGAGAATATCAGTGATGTTTCTACAAATGATCAACAAAG ATCACATGCTGCCGTTTTGGTCAGCTTCTCATCGTATCACAACGCTCAAAAAGCTTTACTATTCAATCAAGCGGCCGACGATCAATCAACACAAGCAATAACTACAGAAGAACGTTTAAAAATTGAAGAGAATCAACAGAATTCTGTCGAAGATGGTATCGAAACGTTACCATTAAGTGAACGAGTTCGCCAAAAATTATATCGTTGTGATACATGCAATGAAACGTTTAAAACCttaagacattttaaaaatcatttgacTGTAACGTTACACAAAGCAAGGCTACTCAGACCAACGTTAGAACGATCTTCTTCCGTCGAACGGCAACGATTTTATTGTGATATATGTGATTATGGTTTTAGTGAGCAGAATGTTATGTTACAACATCGTGAACAAACTCACGAAAATTGTCATAAAACTAACAATGATCATTTACCGGAAACAACGgaagaaaaaaatgaagaatCCAAGTCTGTGGAAGTTGATGAGGAAGTTAAAATGCCTCCACATCAAGATACTCTTGCATTAGCTGTAAGTATAATCAAAACTGAGTTAAACGAAGTCGAAAAACTTCACGAAACCACCGTCGAACAAACCATTTGTTACATTTGCAAATCaccatttgaaataaaagacGATCTAAAACGACATATCCGAATCCGTCATCCTGAAACACACATCCAAAAAGTTGTAAAACGTCGTAAAAAATCTGAAATCACACCGAATTTCTATTGTGATGTATGTTTAAAAGGATTTACACGAAAATATGATATGCAAAAACATCGTAAGCAATCCCATTCAGATGTGCCCGAAAAGGAGAATGTTAAGAAGAGTAAATCGCAACGGAATGCTGAGCTATTGGCACGATGTAAAATTGAATACGAAGGTCGACCACATTATAAATGTGAACATTGTAATCGTATTATTCATTTATCGTATAATTTTCTTCGGCATCAGACAATTCATACGGGAGTGCGAGCGTTTTTCTGTCATTTATGCGGGAAAAGTTTTCGATTGTCAAGTGGTTTAAATCGTCATATTAAAGAATTACATTATGGTGTGAAAAATTATCCCTGTGATATGTGCGGACGATGTTTTGCGTCGAAAAATACACGAGATGATCATATGAACATACATACGGGGGCTCGGCCCTTTGTTTGCGATCAATGCgggaaatgttttaaacaaaaagcttCGTTACATGTgcataaaattttccatactAATGAAAAACCGTATGTTTGTGGTACGTGTGGAAAACAATTTCGACGCGCAACCGAACTTAAAGTACATGGTTGGTTACATACAGGACATAAACCGCATGCGTGTACAACATGTGGTAGTACATTTCGTTTGGCGCAAGATTTAAAACGACATCAAAAGACACATAGTAAAGATTTTCAAGTGGCATGCGAAGAATGTGGCGCTTGTTTTGGACAAGCACGATATTTAAAGAGTCACTTAAAAACGCATCGTAGAAAAGAGGCAGCTGCTGTGTTAAATAATACAGAAACAGTTGAACAAGTTGTTGCTGAAGAGGATGTGGAGGAAACTGAAACGAAAGTTTTGGTTAATAATGTAACAATTCTACCAGATATTAATGTGGCTCCTGAATATATTGTTAGCAGTTAG